One region of Ascaphus truei isolate aAscTru1 chromosome 13, aAscTru1.hap1, whole genome shotgun sequence genomic DNA includes:
- the HAUS4 gene encoding HAUS augmin-like complex subunit 4, which translates to MTSDASQTLQYVSSQLPSLRLEESDLQQNPQFSKLLVEVCQHVDPSGGSASLSRELEEARRELRLQRKVWLRSEVIHRLVQEMLLDLHVRKQEGTLSEEESKFQAVLQRCVSVSDCSCLLTSQGASPFYPMSLLGLEKQNLLELLPPEMDVLWMRGRLQKQLEDALRKKCFTFLSFHQPETDAEGDVLRTGKALRLVSTLEDEKRRLHSEREKQEETAALLGKQQETYPQVVLRCLLLLRQAASELRLLVQSDTDRSNTEYLETKCNALLLKFRMEELQVLTDTYTPEKVEVHRQIRETLERAVRTEEREVSASREILSSYKILGPEFEELVREYTRLRQDIENDRSVLQEISKTLP; encoded by the exons ATGACCAGTGATGCGTCACAAACACTGCAGTATG tgAGCAGTCAGCTCCCGTCGCTGCGGTTGGAGGAGAGCGATCTGCAGCAGAACCCGCAGTTCAGCAAACTCCTGGTAGAAGTGTGCCAGCACGTGGATCCCAGCGGGGGCAGCGCCAGCCTGAGCCGAGAGCTGGAGGag GCCCGTCGGGAGCTCCGGCTGCAGAGGAAGGTGTGGCTGAGGTCCGAGGTCATTCACAGGCTGGTGCAAGAGATGCTGCTGGACCTTCATGTCAGGAAGCAGGAGGGGACGCTGAGCGAGGAGGAGAGTAAG TTTCAGGCCGTGCTGCAGCGGTGCGTGTCTGTGAGCGATTGCTCCTGCCTGCTGACCTCACAAGGCGCCTCCCCCTTTTACCCGATGTCGCTCCTCGGGCTGGAGAAGCAGAATCTGCTGGAATTACTGCCCCCGGAGATG GACGTCCTGTGGATGAGGGGGCGGCTGCAGAAACAGCTGGAAGACGCGCTGAGGAAGAAATGTTTTACTTTTCTGTCCTTCCATCAGCCTGAGacag ACGCGGAGGGGGATGTCCTGCGCACGGGGAAGGCTCTCCGCTTGGTCAGCACTCTCGAAGACGAGAAGAGACGTCTGCATAGCGAGCGAGAGAAGCAGGAGGAGACGGCGGCGTTACTGGGGAAACAGCAGGAGACGTAtccacag gtGGTGTTACGCTGCCTCCTGCTTCTCAGACAGGCCGCCTCTGAGCTGCGCCTCCTGGTTCAGTCGGACACGGATCGCAGTAACACGGAGTACCTGGAGACCAAATGTAACGCCTTGCTCCTCAAATTCCG GATGGAGGAGCTGCAGGttctcacagacacatacaccccGGAGAAGGTTGAGGTTCATCGGCAGATCAG GGAAACCCTGGAGCGGGCGGTGAGGACCGAGGAGCGGGAGGTGTCGGCGTCCCGTGAGATTCTCAGCTCCTACAAGATCCTGGGCCCGGAGTTTGAGGAGCTGGTGCGCGAGTACACTCGCCTGCGGCAGGACATCGAGAACGACCGCTCGGTGCTGCAGGAGATCAGCAAGACCTTGCCCTGA